From Oncorhynchus tshawytscha isolate Ot180627B linkage group LG11, Otsh_v2.0, whole genome shotgun sequence, the proteins below share one genomic window:
- the LOC112262260 gene encoding zinc finger protein 205 has translation MVMEDNQTTPPPEPTEEPAELHRTTHCLTEPVDMEDGKPDLLLVKEETIEDEPESIDLSGLKMGEQGGWLEANRGDWAAVLDFQIQTGAAKGPGDNITKQARTRGDIVESAVHEDQLISGVADGRDWTSEVGGHKPWPQIKTLDLEPSLFLPESELGPNREGQGLHHNHYTELNQWTGGLNHHSPVGHQRNRGSSLQSGADRDQPSCSYDTNTTVSMMNRAGHPGLQPSQRVMGAPPGGSLSASLSSPSGPRPMPGDLVHRRPGSSLPHLPQVYPTNTDSVRMGIHHKRYLAYNTAHNSNNTQTMAIGQGGSSKTLASTSSAVIGSQCGRPSIRSDADKPYACPTCGKHFAEARYVKQHQTVHTKDSFNCKLCHKSFSFLSSLIRHRSVHNGKKS, from the exons atggtcatggaggacaaccagactacaCCCCCTCCTGAACCCACAGAGGAACCGGCTGAGCTGCACAGGACCACACACTGTCTCACTGAG ccagtagacatggaggatgggaagcctgatctgctgctgGTCAAAGAGGAGACGATAGAAGACGAACCAGAGAGCATTGACctgagtggactaaagatgggggagcaag gtggttggctggaggctaACAGAGGAGACTGGGCGGCCGTCTTAGATTTCCAGATCCAGACGGGTGCAGCCAAGGGCCCAGGGGACAACATTACCAAGCAGGCCAGGACCagaggtgacatagtggag TCTGCAGTCCATGAGGACCAGCTGATATCTGGTGTTGCTGACGGAAGAGACTGGACATCTGAGGTGGGTGGTCACAAACCCTGGCCCCAGATCAAAACCCTGGATCTGGAGCCATCACTCTTCCTTCCCGAGTCAGAACTAGGACCCAACCGTGAGGGACAGGGactccaccacaaccactacacagAACTTAACCAGTGGACAGGTGGACTGAACCACCACAGTCCTGTTGGTCATCAGAGAAACAGAGGTTCCAGTCTGCAGTCTGGGGCTGATAGAGATCAACCCTCCTGTTCCTATGATacaaacaccacagtatccatgatGAACAGAGCAGGTCACCCTGGGCTTCAGCCTTCACAGAGAGTGATGGGAGCCCCCCCTGGTGGTAGTCTATCAGCAAGTCTGTCTTCTCCTTCAGGGCCTCGTCCAATGCCTGGTGACTTGGTTCATAGAAGGCCTGGGTCTAGCCTTCCTCACTTACCTCAGGTTTACCCCACCAATACAGACAGTGTCAGGATGGGCATTCACCATAAGAGGTACCTAGCCTATAACACAGCACACAATTCCAACAACACCCAAACAATGGCTATAGGTCAAGGAGGGAGCTCAAAAACTCTTGCTTCTACCTCCTCTGCTGTCATTGGGTCACAATGTGGGAGGCCGAGCATTAGGTCGGACGCCGACAAGCCTTATGCCTGCCCCACGTGTGGGAAGCACTTTGCTGAGGCAAGGTATGTGAAGCAGCACCAGACTGTTCACACCAAGGACAGCTTCAATTGCAAATTATGTCACAagagcttctccttcctgagtagCCTTATCAGACA